From the Prochlorococcus sp. MIT 1223 genome, the window TGATGTAGCAAGGATTGCTTGAACTGAATAAGATAAATAAATGGGCAAAAGTGCATGATTGAGGCAACCTCTATCAACAAGTTAGGTCAGGGAAAAAAGTCCTATGGCTCTTCATTTGCTTACGAGCCGCAACTTAAGGCAAACCCCATGAAAAAGTCAGAGGATTACAAAATTCCTTTACCAGACTGGCTTCAAACTTGTATTAACAGTAGTCCTCATACTCTAGGTGAATCTTGTCCATTACATTCAGAAACATTAATATCAATTGCTTTTGATTTAGCTTTCGAACTCCATCAAGGTCAATTCCGGGCTAGCGGTGACCCCTATATCAGTCACCCTATAGCCGTCGCTGATCTACTTAAAGAAATTGGTGCGAGTCCAAGTGTTATTGCTGCGGGCCTACTGCATGATGTCGTTGAAGATACGGAAATAACACCAGAAAAGCTTGAAGGTTATTTTGGTACTGAAGTTAGAGAGTTAGTGGAAGGTGTAACTAAATTAGGAGGCATACACTTTACTAATAGGACTCAGGCTCAAGCTGAAAATTTGAGAAAAATGTTTTTAGCAATGGCAAGTGATATAAGGGTTGTGCTAGTCAAACTAGCTGACAGGCTTCATAACATGCGAACAGTAGGTTCATTACCAAGAGAAAAACAAGAACGTATAGCACTAGAAACACGAGAAATATATGCTCCATTAGCTAATCGACTAGGGATAGGTAGATTTAAATGGGAACTTGAAGATTTAGCTTTTAAATATCTTGAACCTGACTCTTTTAGAGAGATACAGGAGTCAGTATCTGTCAAGAGAAGTGAAAGAGAAGAAAGGTTGAATGTGACTACAAGAGTTCTCGAAGAGAAACTTTCTACAACAGGTTTAACCAAGTGTGATGTTAGCGGTAGGCCAAAACATCTTTATGGAATATGGAGCAAAATGCAACGACAACAAAAAGCCTTTCACGAAATATATGATGTTGCAGCGTTAAGAATTATCACTCCTAATGTGGAGTCTTGCTATAGGGCATTAGCCGTAGTACATGACACTTTCAGACCCATTCCAGGCAGATTTAAAGATTATATTGGACTTCCCAAGCCAAATGGGTATCAATCACTTCATACAGTTGTCATTGGTCGTCATAGGCCTATAGAGGTCCAAATCAGAACTCCCGAAATGCATCAGGTCGCTGAGTTTGGTATTGCAGCTCATTGGAAATATAAAGAAGGTGGTTCCCCTGCTGCAAGCAATACTGAACGATTCAACTGGCTACGACAATTAATTGAATGGCAACAAGAAAGTGCTAATAGTGATCATAATGACTATCTAACTTCGATCAAAGAAGATCTGTTTGGAGAAGAGGTATTTGTATTTACACCTAATGGAGATGTCGTTGGGCTTAGAAAAGGTTCGACAGCCGTAGATTTTGCTTATCGGATTCATTCGGAAGTTGGTAATCATTGCAACGGAACAAGAATTAACGACAAACATTGTGCTTTATCTACTTCACTTAATACTGGAGACTTTGTTGAAATTCTTACAAGCAATTCAGCACATCCGAGCCTAGATTGGCTCAATTTTGTTGCCACGCCTACTGCACGGAATCGCATACGCCAATGGTACAAAAAAAGTCATAGGGAAGAGACTATACAGAGAGGAAAAGATTTACTAGAGAAAGAGCTTAGAAGAGATGGTTTTGATGGGCTACTTTATAGTGAATCAATGGAGAAAGTTGCTGAGAGATGTAATCTAAAATCAATTGAAGATTTATTAGCATCACTTGGGTTTGGAGGGATAACTTTACATCAAGTGACCAATCGCCTTCGGGAGGAAATCCATCTAAAGAATATTTCATCTGATATAGCTCTTAGCAATGAAGATATTGCACAAAAGATTGTAGACCAAGCTGATCAGTCAAGTTCAAAAAGACTCTCTAGTAATAAATCCCCGATTCTAGGAATAGAGGGACTTGAATATCGATTAGGAGGGTGTTGTAATCCTCTCCCAGGAGAAGAAATTATAGGTACTGTTGCATTAGGAAATCATGGCATAACTATTCATAGGCAAGAATGTATAAATGTAAGTTCAATTCCAACTGAGAGGAGATTAAGAGTCCAATGGAACAAGACAGATTTTGTGAAAGATGAGCGATATGAAGTGCAACTACGAATTGAAGTTATCGACAGAGTAGGTATTTTAAAAGATATATTGCTTCGTCTTTCCGATAGTCAAATTAATGTTAGTGATGCTCGTGTTAAAACTTCTTATGCTAAACCAGCATGTATTGACTTAAAGATAGAGCTCAAAAGTGCCGAACAACTGAAAGAAACTATTAATCAAATTAAATCTATGGCTGATGTTCTCGATATTGCTCGAATTAGCATAAGTTGAGACCGTAATTAGTAAAAGAATAATTAGGATCCTTTGAAAGCTTAATTAAATAAAGCTTATATGAATTGATAATTTGGAAGGAACGCTGGATTTGTTCAATGCAATCTTTTTCCTATTGGAAAATCCTTCAATAGGACGTACATGATGAAACCTATGAGTAATCCAAAAGTAATTCCTACAACCGTACTTCCAAGTAACAGTGTACTGCTTAAAACCCAGCCTTGTTCCCAAATATCTTGTAGAGTAAATCCTCTAAAATCTGTCCAATAGTTTGCATTCTGAAGAAAAATAGAGCCGATTTTATAATTGAACCAATATAAAGGTATATATGTGAACGGATTACTAATCCAAGTTCCAACAACTGCTAATAAGCGATTAGACTTAAAGAGACTTGCTAATATGACACTAAGTCCTGTTTGCAAACCAAAAAAAGGAAAGCATCCGCAAAATACTCCTATTCCTATTCCTCTTGCCCGCTCAGCAGAAGTACCATCTTGACTCCATATCCAAAAAAGAAATCTACGAGACCTTTTAAATAAGTTAATAAGAATTTGAATCATTTCACAACCTCATGAAAAGATAAAAGAAACAACCTGAGATAAGTTTATGAAATACTCTGAAGTAAATAATTAATGAATTTACCTTTCCATACCGAAGAAACAATCGCAGCTATTGCTACGGCAATATCCGCAGGGAAAGGTGGGATTGCTGTCATACGTATTTCAGGAAATTCAGCATTAGCAGTAGCAAAAAATATTGTCCATATACCTGGTACGAAACAATGGGAAAGTCATCATGTTCTTTATGGTCATGTACAAGATAAAGAAACTCGAGAAATAATTGATGAAGTTTTAGTGTTTTTCATGAAAGCTCCTAGAAGCTTTACAGGAGAAGACGTTGTTGAAATTCATTGTCACGGAGGACTAGTCGCTGTTCAAAGAGTCCTTCAGATAGTATTACAAAGCCCTTTAGCTCGAAGAGCACTTCCTGGTGAGTTTAGTGAAAGAGCTGTATTAAATGGTCGGCTAGATTTAACACAAGCAGAAGCAATAAGTGACTTAATTAGTGCACGAAGTGAAAAAGCTGCGAAATTAGCTGTTGTTGGAATATCTGGTGAAATAAATAAAAAAATTTCACACCTAAGAGAACAACTTCTTGATCAACTAAGTGAACTTGAAGCAAGAGTTGATTTTGAAGATGAGCTACCTCCCCTTGATCCCCAAAAATTATTAAATGAAATTCATAAAGTTGAGAATCAACTACAAGTACTTATAGATGATTCTAAAAGCACTTCATTTGTTC encodes:
- a CDS encoding RelA/SpoT family protein produces the protein MIEATSINKLGQGKKSYGSSFAYEPQLKANPMKKSEDYKIPLPDWLQTCINSSPHTLGESCPLHSETLISIAFDLAFELHQGQFRASGDPYISHPIAVADLLKEIGASPSVIAAGLLHDVVEDTEITPEKLEGYFGTEVRELVEGVTKLGGIHFTNRTQAQAENLRKMFLAMASDIRVVLVKLADRLHNMRTVGSLPREKQERIALETREIYAPLANRLGIGRFKWELEDLAFKYLEPDSFREIQESVSVKRSEREERLNVTTRVLEEKLSTTGLTKCDVSGRPKHLYGIWSKMQRQQKAFHEIYDVAALRIITPNVESCYRALAVVHDTFRPIPGRFKDYIGLPKPNGYQSLHTVVIGRHRPIEVQIRTPEMHQVAEFGIAAHWKYKEGGSPAASNTERFNWLRQLIEWQQESANSDHNDYLTSIKEDLFGEEVFVFTPNGDVVGLRKGSTAVDFAYRIHSEVGNHCNGTRINDKHCALSTSLNTGDFVEILTSNSAHPSLDWLNFVATPTARNRIRQWYKKSHREETIQRGKDLLEKELRRDGFDGLLYSESMEKVAERCNLKSIEDLLASLGFGGITLHQVTNRLREEIHLKNISSDIALSNEDIAQKIVDQADQSSSKRLSSNKSPILGIEGLEYRLGGCCNPLPGEEIIGTVALGNHGITIHRQECINVSSIPTERRLRVQWNKTDFVKDERYEVQLRIEVIDRVGILKDILLRLSDSQINVSDARVKTSYAKPACIDLKIELKSAEQLKETINQIKSMADVLDIARISIS
- a CDS encoding DUF2062 domain-containing protein, with translation MIQILINLFKRSRRFLFWIWSQDGTSAERARGIGIGVFCGCFPFFGLQTGLSVILASLFKSNRLLAVVGTWISNPFTYIPLYWFNYKIGSIFLQNANYWTDFRGFTLQDIWEQGWVLSSTLLLGSTVVGITFGLLIGFIMYVLLKDFPIGKRLH